One genomic window of Hippopotamus amphibius kiboko isolate mHipAmp2 chromosome 10, mHipAmp2.hap2, whole genome shotgun sequence includes the following:
- the MBOAT4 gene encoding ghrelin O-acyltransferase yields MDWLQLFFLHPVSLYQGAAFPFALLFNYLCVMDSFSTHARYLFLLGGGGALAVAAMGPFAALVFIPALCAVVLIHSLGPRDVHRPTFLFQMSWQTLCHLGLHYTEYYLQEAPSTRFCITLSSLMLLTQRVTSLSLDLREGRVAVAAGGIGNRSSLSERLWKALPYFSYLLFFPALLGGPLCSFQRFQARVQGPSSLHPRHPFWALTWKGLQILGLECLQVVVRGVVSTGAGLTDCRQLQCVYVMWSTAVLFKLTYYSHWLLDDSLLHAAGFGSEFGQSPGAEGYIPDGDIWTLETTHRISQFTRKWNQSTARWLRRLIFQQGRTWPLLQTFVFSAWWHGLHPGQVFGFLCWAVMVEADYLIHTFANVFIRSWPMRLLYRTLTWAHTQLIIAYIMLAVEARSLSSLWLLCNSYNSVFPTVYSILLLLLAKRKYKCN; encoded by the exons ATGGATTGGCTTCAGCTGTTCTTTCTCCATCCTGTATCACTTTATCAAGGGGCTGCTTTTCCTTTTGCGCTTCTGTTTAATTATCTCTGCGTTATGGATTCATTTTCCACTCATGCCAG GTACCTCTTCCTCCTGGGGGGAGGAGGCGCCCTGGCCGTGGCCGCCATGGGTCCCTTCGCTGCCCTGGTGTTCATCCCCGCTCTGTGCGCCGTGGTCCTGATCCACTCGCTTGGCCCCCGGGACGTCCACAGGCCGACGTTCCTCTTTCAGATGAGCTGGCAGACGCTGTGCCACCTGGGTCTGCACTATACGGAGTATTATCTGCAAGAAGCACCTTCCACGAG gTTCTGCATCACTCTTTCTTCCCTCATGCTCTTGACCCAGAGGGTCACATCCCTGTCTCTGGACCTTCGTGAGGGGAGAGTGGCGGTAGCGGCAGGAGGCATCGGGAACAGGAGCTCTTTGTCTGAGCGTCTATGGAAGGCTCTGCCCTATTTCAGCTACTTGCTCTTTTTCCCTGCTCTCCTAGGAGGCCCCCTGTGTTCCTTCCAGAGATTTCAGGCTCGTGTTCAAGGGCCCAGCAGTCTGCATCCCAGACACCCTTTCTGGGCTCTAACCTGGAAGGGTCTGCAGATCCTGGGACTGGAGTGTCTGCAGGTGGTGGTGAGGGGGGTGGTGAGCACAGGAGCAGGACTGACCGACTGCCGGCAGCTGCAGTGCGTCTATGTCATGTGGTCCACAGCCGTGCTCTTCAAACTCACCTATTACTCCCACTGGCTCCTGGATGACTCCCTCCTCCACGCAGCCGGCTTTGGATCCGAGTTTGGGCAGAGCCCCGGTGCAGAGGGATACATTCCTGATGGGGATATTTGGACCCTGGAAACAACCCACAGGATCTCCCAGTTCACCCGAAAGTGGAACCAGAGCACAGCTCGGTGGCTCCGACGCCTCATTTTCCAGCAGGGCAGGACCTGGCCCTTGTTGCAGACATTCGTCTTTTCGGCCTGGTGGCACGGACTCCATCCGGGACAGGTGTTTGGTTTCCTCTGCTGGGCTGTGATGGTGGAAGCCGACTACCTGATTCACACCTTTGCCAACGTGTTCATCAGATCCTGGCCGATGCGGCTGCTCTATAGAACTCTCACCTGGGCCCACACCCAGCTCATAATTGCTTACATAATGCTGGCCGTGGAGGCCCggagcctctcctctctctggctgctgtgtaaTTCTTACAACAGTGTTTTTCCCACAGTGTAcagtattctgctgcttttattAGCGAAGAGAAAGTATAAATGTAACTGA